The proteins below are encoded in one region of Paenibacillus sp. YYML68:
- a CDS encoding zinc-dependent alcohol dehydrogenase, translating to MKAVTYQGIQKIMVKDVQDPMIEKRDDLIIRLTSTAICGSDLHLYHGMVPNMPKNFVIGHEPMGIVEEVGPDVTHVKKGDRVIIPFNIACGQCFYCQHQQESQCDNANPNGEVGAYFGYSDTFGGYAGGQAEYLRVPYGNFVPFKVPESCELEDEKLLFLSDIIPTAYWGVDNAGVKPGDTVIVLGCGPVGLLTQKFAWMKGAKRVIAVDYINYRLEHAKRVNGVEIVNFEKEANIGSYLKELTGGGAEVVIDCVGMDGKMTLVEKIETALMLQGGSMGAIQIASQAVRKTGTIQLIGVYGLRYNAFPLGDLFARNIVLKMGQAPVIHYMPHLYELITTNKLDPTDIITHRASLSDAPRMYELFDGKKDGCIKVVLKP from the coding sequence ATGAAAGCCGTTACGTATCAAGGGATTCAAAAAATAATGGTCAAGGACGTACAGGACCCGATGATCGAGAAGCGCGATGACCTAATCATTAGACTGACGAGCACGGCCATATGCGGCTCTGACCTGCACCTGTATCACGGGATGGTTCCCAATATGCCCAAGAACTTCGTTATAGGCCATGAGCCGATGGGCATTGTGGAGGAAGTCGGACCTGATGTTACCCATGTGAAAAAAGGTGATCGGGTCATTATTCCGTTCAATATTGCGTGCGGCCAATGCTTCTACTGCCAGCATCAGCAGGAGAGTCAATGCGATAATGCGAATCCGAACGGAGAGGTCGGTGCGTACTTCGGTTATTCGGATACGTTCGGTGGCTATGCTGGGGGGCAGGCTGAATACTTAAGAGTGCCATATGGCAACTTCGTGCCGTTCAAGGTTCCAGAGAGCTGTGAGCTTGAGGATGAGAAGCTGCTGTTCCTCTCTGACATTATTCCGACCGCCTACTGGGGAGTGGATAACGCAGGCGTCAAGCCGGGGGATACGGTTATTGTGCTCGGCTGTGGTCCTGTCGGTCTGCTGACACAGAAGTTCGCTTGGATGAAGGGGGCGAAGCGCGTCATCGCGGTCGATTACATCAACTATCGGCTGGAGCATGCGAAGCGCGTGAACGGGGTTGAGATTGTTAACTTCGAGAAGGAAGCGAACATCGGAAGCTACCTGAAGGAGCTAACAGGCGGCGGCGCCGAGGTCGTGATCGATTGTGTCGGGATGGATGGGAAGATGACGTTGGTGGAGAAGATCGAGACAGCGCTCATGCTTCAAGGCGGTTCGATGGGAGCGATCCAAATTGCGTCGCAGGCTGTGAGGAAGACCGGTACGATCCAGCTCATCGGCGTATATGGGCTGCGGTATAATGCGTTTCCGCTAGGAGACTTGTTCGCACGCAACATCGTATTGAAGATGGGCCAAGCTCCGGTCATTCACTACATGCCGCACTTGTATGAGCTTATCACGACGAACAAGCTGGACCCGACGGACATTATTACACATCGGGCGAGCTTGTCGGATGCGCCGCGGATGTATGAGCTTTTTGACGGGAAGAAGGATGGATGTATTAAGGTTGTATTGAAGCCGTGA
- a CDS encoding stalk domain-containing protein, with translation MHTSVKKMLLAALLVLPAALYSPSGTYAAVQTDIKVQINDKLVQFQDAKPVVVDNSKLQVPARTIVDELGYSLEWQMDGQQITVTIQNEETSLTLTTGEKVISVNEQTTEVESAPRLVDGRVYVPFRLISDTFGATTQWDATNRIAILGTDGRYYAPAWYRPLINNRTFTKVIKAKASAYTATPLENGGYAALDYMGNTLSLGTVAVDPSVIPLGSQVYIEGYTHEGLPVGGMFGTATDTGGAIKGNKVDIFVPQSRDQAWRFGIQDVKVYVLAP, from the coding sequence TTGCATACTTCTGTGAAAAAAATGCTGCTCGCAGCTTTATTGGTGCTGCCTGCTGCTCTATATTCACCATCTGGCACCTATGCAGCAGTACAGACGGATATTAAAGTACAGATCAACGACAAGCTCGTTCAATTCCAGGACGCCAAGCCTGTTGTCGTCGACAATTCGAAGCTGCAGGTGCCAGCACGTACAATTGTGGACGAGCTCGGCTATAGCCTTGAATGGCAAATGGACGGTCAACAAATAACCGTCACCATTCAGAACGAAGAGACAAGCTTGACGCTGACAACCGGCGAGAAGGTCATCTCTGTCAACGAGCAGACCACCGAAGTCGAGAGTGCGCCGCGCCTCGTCGACGGACGCGTCTATGTCCCTTTCCGACTCATCTCCGACACCTTCGGAGCGACGACGCAATGGGATGCGACGAACCGAATCGCGATTCTTGGCACAGACGGACGCTATTACGCTCCGGCGTGGTACCGACCACTAATCAATAACCGCACGTTTACGAAGGTAATCAAAGCTAAGGCGTCCGCTTACACCGCTACTCCATTAGAGAACGGCGGTTATGCAGCGCTTGATTATATGGGTAACACGTTGAGTCTAGGCACCGTCGCTGTCGATCCGTCTGTCATTCCGCTCGGCAGTCAAGTATATATCGAAGGCTATACGCATGAAGGGCTACCGGTCGGCGGCATGTTCGGTACAGCTACCGATACCGGTGGTGCGATTAAGGGCAACAAGGTCGACATCTTCGTCCCACAGTCCAGAGATCAAGCTTGGCGCTTCGGCATTCAAGATGTGAAGGTTTACGTATTAGCTCCTTAA
- a CDS encoding potassium/proton antiporter: MPFTVDSSILLFSTLLIVGVITTKFSSRLGVPSLVFFIAVGMVLSKFIYYDSAYLTQLFGIVALIVILFEGGLQTKWSNVKQVIGPSATLATVGVLITTVIIGVLAKYILGLSWLEGLLFGAIVGSTDAAAIFAVLGNKNIRPKLTATLEAESGTNDPMAIFLTISLIELIQYPDASLMSLIWGFVWQMGLGLVMGVLLGKLSVWMINKINLDSSGLYPVLSMALAVLTYSGTAMLQGSGLLAVYVMAVLVGNSDLTYRHSIFRFNEGFAWMMQILMFILLGLLVFPNQLLSVIWQGLGLSILLMFVARPIGVFASMIFTKFSLKEITFISWAGLRGAVPIVLATYPMIAGIDNSQLIFNVVFFVVLTSALVQGSTVSLLADKLGLLGGKKATVPHTLELVSIGRTNAEIIEIDVEENSPVEGKQIRHAELPEEALVTAIVRDEKIITPKGMTFIQTGDILYVLVPKHLREQVKAQFSKQEES; encoded by the coding sequence GTGCCATTTACAGTCGATAGCTCGATCTTACTTTTCTCTACATTATTAATTGTGGGCGTCATCACCACGAAGTTCTCATCTCGGCTCGGCGTGCCGTCTCTTGTGTTCTTTATTGCAGTGGGCATGGTGCTGAGTAAGTTTATTTACTATGACAGCGCCTACCTGACGCAATTGTTCGGAATTGTGGCGTTGATCGTCATTTTGTTCGAAGGCGGACTTCAGACGAAATGGAGCAATGTGAAGCAGGTGATCGGTCCCTCAGCTACGCTAGCGACAGTGGGCGTGTTGATTACGACCGTCATTATCGGCGTGCTTGCCAAGTACATACTTGGATTGTCTTGGCTGGAAGGGCTGCTCTTCGGTGCAATCGTCGGGTCCACCGATGCCGCGGCAATATTCGCTGTCCTCGGGAACAAGAACATTCGTCCGAAGCTGACGGCGACGCTGGAGGCCGAGTCGGGAACGAATGACCCGATGGCGATCTTCTTGACCATCTCGCTGATCGAATTGATTCAGTACCCGGATGCCAGCTTGATGTCGCTCATCTGGGGCTTCGTGTGGCAGATGGGCTTAGGACTTGTGATGGGTGTACTCTTAGGTAAGTTATCTGTATGGATGATTAACAAAATTAATCTCGACTCGTCAGGGTTGTACCCGGTGCTGTCGATGGCGCTTGCCGTTCTGACCTACAGCGGAACAGCGATGCTCCAAGGAAGCGGCTTACTAGCCGTCTACGTGATGGCTGTTCTCGTCGGCAACTCGGATCTTACGTATCGGCACTCGATCTTCCGGTTTAACGAAGGCTTCGCTTGGATGATGCAGATTCTGATGTTCATATTACTGGGGCTGCTCGTGTTCCCGAATCAGCTGCTCTCCGTCATCTGGCAAGGGTTAGGCTTATCGATTCTACTGATGTTCGTAGCAAGGCCAATCGGCGTGTTCGCAAGTATGATCTTCACGAAATTCAGCCTCAAGGAGATCACGTTCATCTCTTGGGCGGGCTTGCGGGGAGCCGTACCGATTGTACTCGCCACCTATCCGATGATCGCAGGAATCGATAACAGCCAGCTGATCTTCAATGTCGTATTCTTCGTCGTTCTCACGTCGGCCTTGGTGCAAGGCTCAACAGTGTCATTATTAGCTGACAAGCTAGGACTATTAGGTGGTAAAAAAGCGACCGTTCCGCACACTCTGGAGCTCGTATCGATCGGAAGGACGAATGCGGAGATTATCGAGATCGATGTCGAGGAGAACTCTCCCGTCGAGGGTAAGCAGATCAGACATGCCGAGCTTCCGGAGGAAGCATTAGTGACGGCCATTGTTCGGGATGAAAAAATTATTACGCCAAAGGGAATGACCTTCATTCAAACGGGCGACATCCTCTACGTGCTAGTGCCGAAGCATCTGAGAGAGCAAGTGAAGGCGCAGTTTAGTAAGCAGGAAGAGTCTTAA
- a CDS encoding ion channel: MLLRLSIKLLKMKSSALIVGCLIFVLAATTLAYWMEPDNFGSWFNSLYFVLTTMATVGYGDYSPETVSGKVLTIFIYIFGIGLLSLVIGKILDGVAAFHRKREAGHLRFHGKRHVIIANWSKKAQYAVEEIMSTDPTIEVVIIDELPKHPYDKPNVHFISGDPSSMEVLEMADIGNARSAIIFADSRIDEPSLVDGKSLLLASTIESVAPHVHTTVEIMLEKHIQNFKHVHVNEFVLSHDAVSRLAVRSAMNEGSVGVITQLLSRQRGADLHHIPVSREWKTYEDAFLALLRQGATLIADNHDMNINKKLKEPIPAEAKLFVICDEVTYKRIMEETHS, from the coding sequence GTGCTGCTTCGATTATCGATTAAGCTGTTAAAAATGAAAAGCTCAGCACTCATTGTTGGATGTCTGATCTTTGTGCTAGCTGCTACTACGCTGGCCTATTGGATGGAGCCTGACAACTTTGGCAGCTGGTTCAATAGTTTGTATTTCGTGTTGACGACGATGGCGACGGTTGGTTATGGCGATTATTCACCCGAGACAGTTTCAGGTAAAGTGCTTACGATCTTCATTTATATATTCGGCATCGGCTTGCTGAGCTTAGTCATTGGTAAAATTTTGGATGGAGTTGCAGCGTTTCATAGGAAGAGGGAGGCGGGTCATTTGAGATTTCATGGCAAGCGGCACGTGATCATCGCCAATTGGAGTAAGAAGGCCCAGTATGCGGTGGAGGAGATTATGTCCACAGACCCGACGATCGAGGTCGTTATTATTGATGAGCTGCCTAAGCATCCATACGATAAGCCGAATGTTCATTTCATCAGCGGAGACCCAAGCTCAATGGAAGTATTGGAAATGGCCGATATTGGCAACGCGCGGTCCGCGATCATATTCGCGGATTCGAGAATCGACGAGCCTTCGCTCGTAGATGGGAAGTCGTTGCTGCTCGCGTCCACAATCGAGAGCGTAGCTCCCCATGTGCATACGACTGTGGAGATTATGCTGGAGAAGCACATTCAGAACTTCAAGCATGTGCATGTCAATGAATTCGTGCTATCCCATGATGCTGTATCTAGACTGGCTGTCCGGTCGGCGATGAATGAAGGTAGCGTAGGTGTAATTACACAGCTGCTAAGTCGCCAACGAGGAGCGGACCTGCACCACATACCCGTAAGTCGCGAATGGAAGACGTACGAGGATGCGTTCTTAGCGTTGCTCCGACAAGGGGCTACATTAATAGCGGATAATCATGATATGAACATTAATAAGAAGCTGAAGGAGCCGATTCCAGCAGAGGCCAAGCTGTTCGTCATCTGTGATGAGGTAACCTATAAGCGTATTATGGAGGAGACACACTCCTAG
- a CDS encoding DUF6483 family protein: MYQRDYIVRMLQDAAKAIHEVLTKHQQEALRQRLALLNEAMKRLAGLDSKLVRGLSTNDLLALLAQGGVVDVGKSLVISDMQQVRAALLVEAGLQEEAAAEGVKSLELLLAVRLLEEGKEWLSEIDLRVEGAITLLGRAPRSAEVWEQLVSYYRENERYDKCEDALYHALDGWLEGGEQERGQQLLELGSAMYTGWLELSEEQLLRGGLSRDEVLAGMKELSEMKAAAVK; the protein is encoded by the coding sequence GTGTATCAACGGGATTATATCGTAAGGATGCTGCAGGATGCGGCGAAGGCGATTCATGAGGTGCTAACGAAGCATCAGCAAGAGGCGCTGCGTCAACGACTGGCGCTGCTGAACGAAGCAATGAAGCGGCTCGCCGGGCTTGACTCGAAGCTCGTGCGTGGTCTGTCGACGAACGATCTGCTTGCCTTGCTCGCTCAGGGCGGAGTTGTGGACGTAGGCAAGTCGCTCGTCATCAGCGATATGCAGCAGGTGCGCGCGGCTCTGCTCGTCGAGGCCGGTCTGCAGGAGGAGGCCGCGGCTGAAGGTGTGAAGTCGCTGGAGCTGCTGCTTGCCGTGCGTCTTCTTGAGGAAGGCAAGGAGTGGCTCAGCGAGATCGACCTGCGCGTGGAGGGAGCGATCACGCTGCTCGGCCGCGCACCGAGGTCGGCTGAGGTATGGGAGCAGCTCGTGTCGTATTACCGGGAGAATGAGCGCTACGACAAGTGTGAGGATGCACTGTATCACGCGTTGGACGGCTGGCTTGAGGGTGGAGAGCAGGAGCGAGGGCAGCAGCTGCTGGAGCTGGGGAGCGCGATGTACACCGGCTGGCTGGAGTTGTCAGAGGAGCAGCTCCTGCGCGGCGGGCTCAGTCGGGATGAGGTGCTCGCAGGAATGAAAGAGCTTTCCGAAATGAAAGCAGCAGCTGTAAAATGA
- the purE gene encoding 5-(carboxyamino)imidazole ribonucleotide mutase, translating to MSVLVGVIMGSQSDWETMKHACDVLDELEVPYEKRVVSAHRTPDLMFQYAEAAVERGLKVIIAGAGGAAHLPGMVASKTVLPVIGVPVKSSTLSGIDSLYSIVQMPGGVPVGTMSIGQAGAKNAGLYAAQLLGAFDPELQQRLVERRAKVAQDVIEKSVLE from the coding sequence ATGTCTGTGCTAGTTGGTGTTATTATGGGCAGCCAGTCGGACTGGGAGACGATGAAGCACGCCTGTGACGTGCTGGACGAGCTTGAGGTGCCCTATGAGAAAAGAGTCGTGTCCGCGCATCGGACACCGGATCTGATGTTCCAATACGCGGAGGCAGCGGTGGAGCGAGGTCTGAAGGTTATTATCGCCGGAGCAGGCGGAGCTGCGCATCTGCCAGGCATGGTGGCGTCGAAGACGGTGCTGCCGGTTATTGGCGTGCCGGTCAAGTCGTCGACGCTGAGCGGGATCGACTCGCTGTACTCGATCGTGCAGATGCCAGGCGGCGTGCCGGTCGGCACGATGTCGATCGGGCAGGCGGGCGCGAAGAACGCGGGCTTGTACGCAGCGCAGCTGCTAGGCGCGTTCGACCCAGAGCTGCAGCAGCGTCTTGTCGAGCGTCGGGCGAAGGTAGCACAGGATGTTATTGAGAAGAGTGTGCTGGAGTGA
- the purK gene encoding 5-(carboxyamino)imidazole ribonucleotide synthase, which translates to MQPDAKIKAYDPQKVLAPGSTIGILGGGQLGRMLALAGRAMGYRFVTLEPTPDAPCAQVADEQLEAAYDDVEAARRLAELSDVITYEFENVDANVTALLMQESYVPQGSTLLYTTQHRLREKRAIEATGVKVAPYAEIGSVDELRAAVARFGTPCVLKTATGGYDGKGQWVIRSEEEIAEAYETLSQARTELVLEQFIRFTKEISVIAARSPRGEVKVFPAAENVHVNNILHLSFAPARVDADVLERAEAIAKMIAEGLDVIGLIAVELFLTEDGELFVNELAPRPHNSGHYTMEACRTSQFEQHVRAICNLPLGDPALMQPVVMVNVLGEHVQPLLDWIVQPQSEHVAGVTAKLHLYGKHEAKEGRKMGHVNLLANTHEDAIRWIEASHIWDAN; encoded by the coding sequence ATGCAGCCAGACGCAAAGATAAAGGCTTATGACCCGCAGAAGGTGCTTGCGCCAGGCTCGACGATTGGAATATTGGGCGGCGGTCAGCTCGGCCGCATGCTGGCGCTCGCCGGACGGGCGATGGGCTATCGGTTCGTCACGCTGGAGCCGACGCCGGATGCGCCTTGCGCGCAGGTGGCAGACGAGCAGCTGGAGGCCGCCTACGATGATGTGGAGGCAGCGCGGAGGCTCGCTGAGCTGTCAGACGTCATCACGTACGAGTTCGAGAACGTGGATGCGAATGTGACAGCGTTGCTTATGCAAGAGTCTTATGTGCCGCAGGGCAGCACGCTGCTGTATACGACGCAGCATCGGCTGCGCGAGAAGCGGGCGATTGAGGCGACAGGCGTGAAGGTAGCGCCGTATGCCGAGATCGGCAGCGTCGATGAGCTCCGGGCAGCGGTGGCTCGCTTCGGCACGCCATGCGTGCTGAAGACGGCGACAGGCGGCTATGACGGCAAGGGCCAGTGGGTCATTCGAAGCGAAGAGGAGATTGCCGAAGCTTACGAAACGCTCAGTCAGGCGCGTACGGAGCTCGTGCTTGAACAGTTTATACGCTTCACCAAGGAAATATCCGTCATTGCGGCACGCAGTCCGCGCGGCGAGGTGAAGGTATTCCCTGCTGCTGAGAACGTGCATGTGAACAACATACTTCATCTGTCGTTCGCACCGGCACGAGTCGATGCGGACGTGCTGGAGCGTGCAGAAGCAATCGCCAAGATGATCGCCGAAGGGCTCGATGTGATCGGTCTGATCGCCGTCGAGCTGTTCCTGACCGAGGACGGCGAGCTGTTCGTCAACGAGCTGGCGCCGCGGCCGCACAATTCGGGGCACTACACGATGGAGGCGTGCCGGACGTCGCAGTTCGAGCAGCATGTGCGGGCGATCTGCAACCTGCCGCTCGGCGATCCTGCTCTCATGCAGCCGGTCGTCATGGTCAACGTGCTCGGCGAGCATGTGCAGCCGCTGCTTGATTGGATCGTGCAGCCACAGTCGGAGCATGTCGCTGGAGTGACAGCGAAGCTTCATCTATATGGCAAGCACGAGGCGAAGGAAGGCCGCAAGATGGGGCACGTCAACCTGCTGGCGAACACGCATGAGGATGCCATTCGCTGGATAGAGGCTTCACATATATGGGACGCTAATTAA
- the purB gene encoding adenylosuccinate lyase: MIDRYTRPEMGNIWTEENKFKAWLEVELLSCEAWAELGVIPKEDVVELRKNASFNIERIYEIEQETRHDVIAFTRAVSETVGPERKWVHYGLTSTDVVDTALGYLLRQANEIIEKDIVSFIDILRDKAIAYKDTPMMGRTHGVHAEPTTFGLKMALWYEEMKRNLERFRHAADGVQFGKISGAVGTYANIDPFVEQYVCDKLGTKAAPISTQTLQRDRHAEYMATLALVATSLDKFATEIRALQKSEFREVEEPFAKGQKGSSAMPHKRNPIGCESISGLARVIRGHMISAYENVTLWHERDISHSSVERVILPDATILLNYMLNRLGNIIKNLTVFPENMKRNMQSTYGVPFSGRVMTKLIDKGFSREQAYDTVQPRAMQAWEEQRSFRDIVLSTSAITDVLSADEIDDAFNPSWHLKHVDTIFKRLGLSE; the protein is encoded by the coding sequence ATGATCGATCGTTATACAAGACCCGAGATGGGCAACATCTGGACGGAAGAGAACAAGTTCAAGGCATGGCTGGAGGTCGAGCTGCTGTCCTGTGAGGCGTGGGCGGAGCTGGGCGTTATCCCGAAGGAAGACGTTGTCGAGCTGCGCAAGAACGCAAGCTTCAATATTGAGCGGATCTATGAGATCGAGCAGGAGACGCGTCACGATGTGATCGCCTTCACGCGTGCTGTATCCGAGACGGTCGGACCCGAGCGTAAGTGGGTGCATTACGGCTTGACATCGACAGACGTTGTCGATACGGCGCTTGGCTACTTGCTGAGACAGGCGAACGAAATTATCGAGAAGGACATCGTGAGCTTCATCGACATCCTGCGCGATAAGGCCATTGCATACAAGGATACGCCGATGATGGGACGTACGCATGGCGTGCATGCCGAGCCGACGACGTTCGGCTTGAAGATGGCGCTCTGGTACGAGGAAATGAAGCGGAACCTCGAGCGCTTCCGCCATGCAGCGGACGGTGTACAGTTCGGTAAAATCTCCGGCGCGGTCGGCACGTACGCGAACATCGATCCATTCGTGGAGCAGTACGTGTGCGATAAGCTCGGCACGAAGGCGGCGCCGATCTCGACGCAGACGCTGCAGCGTGACCGTCACGCCGAATATATGGCGACGCTGGCGCTCGTTGCGACGTCGCTAGACAAGTTCGCGACGGAGATTCGCGCGTTGCAGAAGAGTGAGTTCCGCGAGGTGGAGGAGCCGTTCGCGAAGGGTCAGAAGGGCTCGTCGGCGATGCCGCACAAGCGCAACCCGATCGGCTGCGAGAGCATCTCCGGTCTTGCCCGCGTCATTCGCGGCCACATGATTTCGGCGTACGAGAACGTGACGCTGTGGCATGAGCGCGACATCTCGCACTCGTCGGTGGAGCGGGTCATTTTACCAGATGCAACAATCTTGCTGAACTACATGCTCAATCGTCTGGGCAACATCATCAAGAACTTGACCGTGTTCCCTGAGAACATGAAGCGCAACATGCAGTCGACATATGGTGTGCCGTTCTCCGGCCGTGTCATGACGAAGCTGATCGACAAGGGCTTCAGCCGCGAGCAGGCGTACGACACGGTGCAGCCGCGTGCGATGCAGGCGTGGGAGGAGCAGCGCTCGTTCCGCGACATCGTGCTGAGCACTTCGGCGATTACAGACGTGCTGAGCGCAGACGAGATCGACGATGCGTTCAACCCGAGCTGGCATCTGAAGCATGTCGATACGATCTTCAAGCGTCTTGGCTTGAGCGAATAG
- a CDS encoding phosphoribosylaminoimidazolesuccinocarboxamide synthase, with the protein MGEKEAIAISSAQSYVTAPLLYKGKVRELYDLGEHYLIAVTDRISAFDWVLSPAVPYKGSVLNSLSRFWFEQTASIQPNHVVHTDVEQLGDIVTDRDIMKDRFMVTKKAERIDIECVVRGYITGGGWRQYQQTGEVNGHKLPAGMRKNEKCPQPIFTPAAKNDVGHDEDISIERMKELVGAELTEQLQEKSIRLYEFAHAFCAERGIILADTKFEFGLIDGEIILIDEIFTPDSSRFWDQNKYELDIEIDSMDKEPVRTYLAGTSWDKNSEPDPLPQQVVEETSRRYRDIYNRLVQG; encoded by the coding sequence GTGGGTGAGAAGGAAGCAATCGCAATATCCAGCGCACAGTCGTATGTGACGGCTCCGCTGCTGTACAAGGGCAAGGTGCGCGAGCTGTACGACCTCGGTGAGCATTACTTAATCGCGGTTACCGACCGCATCTCGGCGTTCGACTGGGTGCTGAGCCCGGCGGTGCCGTACAAGGGCAGCGTGCTGAACTCGCTGAGCCGATTCTGGTTCGAGCAGACGGCGTCGATTCAGCCGAACCACGTTGTGCATACGGATGTGGAGCAGCTCGGAGACATCGTTACGGATCGCGACATCATGAAGGATCGCTTCATGGTGACGAAGAAGGCGGAGCGCATCGATATCGAGTGCGTGGTGCGCGGCTACATTACCGGCGGCGGCTGGAGACAGTACCAGCAGACCGGCGAGGTGAACGGACATAAGCTGCCTGCAGGCATGCGTAAGAACGAGAAGTGCCCGCAGCCGATCTTCACGCCAGCGGCGAAGAACGACGTCGGCCACGACGAGGACATCTCGATCGAGCGGATGAAGGAGCTGGTCGGCGCTGAGCTGACCGAGCAGCTGCAGGAGAAGAGCATTCGGCTGTACGAGTTCGCGCATGCGTTCTGTGCGGAGCGGGGCATTATACTCGCGGATACGAAATTCGAATTCGGACTTATTGATGGCGAGATTATTCTCATAGACGAAATCTTCACCCCGGACTCCTCGCGCTTCTGGGATCAGAATAAATATGAGCTGGACATCGAGATCGACAGCATGGATAAGGAGCCGGTACGCACGTACCTCGCCGGAACGAGCTGGGACAAGAACAGCGAGCCGGACCCGCTGCCGCAGCAGGTCGTCGAGGAGACGAGCCGCCGCTATCGTGACATTTATAACCGTTTGGTGCAAGGATAG
- the purS gene encoding phosphoribosylformylglycinamidine synthase subunit PurS has protein sequence MLKATVYVTIKQSVLDVQGTAVQGALHSMGFDEVGKVRIGKYLEVDLNTNDRAAAEERVKAMCEKLLANTVIEDYRYELVEA, from the coding sequence ATGTTGAAAGCGACCGTATACGTAACGATTAAGCAAAGCGTACTGGATGTACAAGGAACCGCCGTTCAAGGCGCGCTTCACTCGATGGGCTTCGACGAAGTTGGCAAGGTGCGTATTGGTAAATACCTGGAGGTCGATCTGAACACGAACGACCGCGCCGCTGCTGAAGAGCGTGTGAAGGCGATGTGCGAGAAGCTGCTGGCGAACACGGTCATTGAGGACTACCGCTACGAGCTCGTTGAGGCTTAA
- the purQ gene encoding phosphoribosylformylglycinamidine synthase subunit PurQ: MNFAVLVFPGSNCDIDCFKAVEDTIGQPVEYVWHTATDLSKYDCILVPGGFSYGDYLRCGAIARFAPVMNALVEAAAQGKYVLGICNGFQILTEAGLLPGALLRNKALKFRCHAAMLEVVNADNPFTKEYKQGELINIPIAHGEGSYYCDDATLAELKANNQIIFRYEAGNNPNGSVDDIAGVSNKAGNVVGMMPHPERAIADILGSADGARMFTSILSTWREKHGAAAIG; encoded by the coding sequence ATGAATTTCGCGGTTCTGGTGTTTCCAGGCTCGAACTGTGACATCGACTGCTTCAAGGCGGTTGAGGACACGATCGGACAGCCTGTTGAATATGTGTGGCATACAGCTACGGATCTATCCAAGTACGACTGCATTCTAGTGCCGGGAGGCTTCTCCTACGGCGACTACTTGCGCTGCGGCGCGATCGCACGGTTCGCTCCTGTCATGAACGCGCTCGTTGAGGCTGCGGCACAGGGCAAGTACGTGCTTGGCATCTGCAACGGCTTCCAGATCTTGACCGAGGCGGGTCTGCTGCCAGGCGCATTGCTGCGCAATAAGGCGCTCAAGTTCCGCTGCCACGCGGCGATGCTGGAGGTTGTGAACGCGGACAATCCGTTTACGAAGGAATATAAGCAGGGCGAGCTCATCAACATTCCGATTGCGCACGGGGAAGGCAGCTACTACTGCGACGACGCGACGCTGGCGGAGCTTAAGGCGAATAACCAAATTATTTTCCGCTATGAAGCGGGCAACAACCCGAACGGCTCGGTGGACGACATCGCAGGCGTCAGCAACAAGGCAGGCAACGTGGTCGGCATGATGCCGCATCCGGAGCGCGCCATTGCGGACATTCTTGGTTCGGCGGACGGAGCACGTATGTTTACATCGATCTTGAGCACTTGGAGGGAGAAGCATGGCGCAGCAGCTATCGGCTAA